In Monomorium pharaonis isolate MP-MQ-018 chromosome 3, ASM1337386v2, whole genome shotgun sequence, a genomic segment contains:
- the LOC105828473 gene encoding gamma-tubulin complex component 5 isoform X2, producing the protein MSTRVLNDIHNDLKQLITVLTSFEEDEEGFRICERFCLTNIKHHRYLSIDSHATKEAINALITKFSIHGKYEVAKKFQELIDTFLSSFDFEQHPQYDLQWYLLTFLLDLATETNKSNLDSLKLTRGEHSFNIATGNEDSITEEIDWAQYLKEGQEDFFCDYKSDDSESEWSDLTEVEGTDDIPLAVEIYNTQLDVAQPPEVLDTSAIDKFSLALVQDLESRKWLLSNVQTDWWNNLKCQKYPVVKRSCDTSICDIWHETSLSSSYKATLSEYQVCRELLWMFYVQTSMVVFQQNSKSKFSICSDISIPSLTTTAFESILNSFCEYYSMLYDIERFGANLQSTYNQESKLQSPPLTYEAYNAALRQHLYEFKTEMVNIEKDIIKQENCNTFLSLSSNLRRHLNTIKILYDIHRNIITDWKVNPNWKCASRLLSSLYYEMQNSHSRERTNICINLYLRSLTVYLNIIDTWLSEGRLEDWQDEFIIARIRENEEDGETEKFTIRLSDDICLTDPIMQFLLQKVLHMGHSIELLVSLDRITDIWKMDNEDDDIRISLNVELQTKLLSEISKYSPPMEEIDTALQIDRILLQEHDADIEKNIIQQLSALHNPFFMKAMEDYMPCELYKNDTVDAPVPNTHSSKTKQNQIHHLYKELQKIKYILPMQNILETTLSEILVLRYNSASKLVKNIMIEEYKLQTHLKLLRFVYMMEAGHVMNKFYQILFHEIENNQMWANSYFLSCILEEVFSQYWPDTSSRWSITVHGNINTHQVLQAVNSITLNYTVEWPISIVLTRKVLEKYNEIFRFQLKLKWALWTLNNLRFCDLEGSRSSCIKDRLEQFHIRRLETLRFWLLHAIGSIHTYLSGQVLQSLGFILEKVLTQADSLDTIISVHNEYLNKVHEHCLLTEEFEDLMTTINNMIEMCLHIRDRWSRKKLLLAAAELDVMEHSYIKYHTYLALALHNAVQHKDADYLTALSSAFNCSMPCA; encoded by the exons ATGAGTACTCGAGTGTTGAATGACATTCACAACGACTTAAAGCAGCTTATAACAGTGCTTACATCATTTGAG GAGGATGAAGAAGGATTTCGAATATGCGAACGATTCTGTCTAACAAATATCAAACACCATCGCTATCTTTCTATTGACAGTCACGCGACTAAGGAAGCAATAAACGCACTAATTACCAAATTCTCTATCCATGGAAAATATGAGGTCGCCAAAAAGTTTCAAGAATTGATCGACACCTTCCTGTCGAGTTTCGATTTTGAGCAACACCCACAGTATGATCTGCAGTGGTATCTGTTAACATTCCTATTAGATCTAGCCACTGAGACCAACAAGTCTAACTTGGATAGCTTGAAACTCACGCGTGGGGAGCACAGTTTTAACATAGCCACTGGAAATGAGGATAGCATTACAGAAGAAATAGACTGGGCACAGTATTTGAAGGAGGGTCAAGAAGATTTCTTCTGCGACTATAAGAGCGACGATAGCGAGAGC GAATGGTCTGACTTAACGGAGGTAGAAGGAACTGATGATATTCCTTTGGCAgtggaaatatataatactcaATTAGATGTTGCACAGCCTCCAGAAGTTCTTGACACGAGTGCAATAGACAAATTTTCCTTGGCATTGGTGCAAGATCTCGAATCTAGAAAATGGCTTTTGTCAAATGTTCAAACTGATTGGTGGAACAATTTAAAGTGTCAAAAGTATCCCGTGGTTAAACGATCCTGTGACACCAGTATCTGTGATATATG GCATGAAACAAGTTTGTCATCTTCGTATAAAGCCACTCTCAGTGAATATCAAGTGTGCAGAGAATTGTTATGGATGTTTTATGTTCAAACGTCAATGGTAGTGTTCCAACAGAACAGTAAATCAAAATTCTCAATATGTTCTGATATATCTATACCAAGTTTGACAACA ACTGCTTTTGAAAGTATCTTAAATTCATTCTGCGAATATTATTCGATGTTATATGATATTGAAAGGTTTGGAGCTAACTTGCAATCAACTTATAATCAAGAATCGAAACTTCAGAGTCCTCCTTTAACCTACGAAGCATATAACGCTGCACTTAGGCAACACTTGTACGAATTTAAGACTGAAATGGTTAATATAGAAAaggatattataaaacaag AAAATTGCAATacctttttatctttatcatcTAATCTGAGAAGACATTTGaatactataaaaatactctatgatatacatagaaatattataactgaTTGGAAAGTTAATCCTAATTGGAAATGCGCATCTCGACTGTTATCATCTTTATATTATGAGATGCAAAATTCTCATAGTCGagaaagaacaaatatttgtataaatttatatttacgtaGTCTTACAGTTTATCTTAACATAATTGATACTTGGCTGAGTGAAGGACGATTAGAAGATTGGCAAGAtgaatttataattgcaag GATCAGAGAGAATGAAGAGGATGGagaaactgaaaaatttacaattcgATTGTCCGATGATATCTGCTTGACAGATCCAATTATGCAATTCTTATTGCAGAAAGTGCTACATATGGGTCACAGTATTGAATTACTTGTTTCTTTAGATCGAATTACCGATATATGGAAAATGGACAATGAGGATGAtg ACATAAGGATTTCATTGAACGTCGAGCTACAAACCAAATTATTATCAGAAATCTCTAAATATAGTCCGCCAATGGAAGAGATAGATACTGCACTGCAAATAGatagaatattattacaaGAACATGATGCGGatattgaaaagaatattatacaaCAATTGTCAGCTTTGCACAATCCATTTTTCATGAAAGCTATGGAAGACTACATGCCGTgtgaattatacaaaaatgatacGGTGGATGCTCCTGTGCCCAATACTCACAGTTCTAAAACAAAGCAAAACCAGATACATCACTTATATAAAga attacaaaaaataaaatatatattgccaATGCAAAACATTTTGGAAACTACGTTATCTGAGATTTTAGTTTTACGCTACAACAGTGCTAGCAAattagtgaaaaatattatgatagaGGAATACAAGCTGCAAACgcatttgaaattattgagGTTCGTTTATATGATGGAAGCGGGACACGTTATGAATAAATTCtatcaaatcttatttcacgag attgaaaataatcaaatgtgGGCTAATTCGTATTTTTTGTCGTGTATTCTCGAAGAGGTATTCTCTCAATATTGGCCAGATACAAGTTCACGCTGGTCGATTACGGTTCATGGCAATATTAATACTCATCAAGTATTACAAGCTGTAAATAGTATAACACTGAATTATACAGTAGAATGGCCTATAAGTATAGTGTTGACTAGGAAAGTTTTGGAAAAatacaatgaaatatttagatttCAACTGAAATTAAAGTGGGCTTTATGGACGTTAAATAACTTGAGATTTTGTG ATTTAGAGGGTTCTAGGTCATCGTGTATAAAAGATAGATTGGAACAGTTTCATATAAGACGTCTCGAGACTTTGAGATTTTGGTTGCTGCATGCAATAGGATCTATACATACGTATTTGTCTGGTCAAGTATTACAAAGTCTGggttttatattagaaaaagttCTGACTCAGGCAGATAGTCTCGATACAATTATATCAG TGCACAATGAATACTTGAATAAAGTTCATGAGCATTGCTTATTAACAGAGGAATTTGAAGATTTAATGACtactataaataat ATGATCGAAATGTGTCTTCATATACGAGACCGATGGTcacgcaaaaaattattgttagcCGCTGCAGAATTAGACGTGATGGAACACAGTTACATAAAGTACCATACATATCTTGCCTTAGCTTTGCACAACGCGGTACAACATAAGGACGCGGATTAtt TGACTGCCTTAAGTTCAGCCTTTAATTGCAGTATGCCGTgtgcttaa
- the LOC105830992 gene encoding 60S ribosomal protein L10, producing MGRRPARCYRYCKNKPYPKSRFCRGVPDPKIRIFDLGKKKASVEDFPLCVHLVSDEYEQLSSEALEAGRICANKYMVKNAGKDQFHIRMRLHPFHVIRINKMLSCAGADRLQTGMRGAFGKPQGTVARVHIGQPIMSVRSSDRHKAAVIEALRRAKFKFPGRQKIYVSKKWGFTKYDRMEYEELKAAGRLAPDGCNVKYLPEHGPLEEWKKFRKILVAA from the exons ATGGGACGCCGACCAGCGAGATG ttaTCGATACTGTAAAAATAAGCCGTACCCGAAGTCTAGATTTTGTCGTGGTGTACCAGACCCGAAGATCCGCATTTTTGATCTTGGGAAAAAGAAGGCGTCCGTTGAGGACTTTCCGTTGTGCGTACACTTGGTGTCGGACGAGTATGAGCAGCTTAGTTCCGAGGCTTTAGAAGCCGGACGCATTTGCGCCAACAAATACATGGTGAAGAATGCTGGGAAAGATCAATTTCATATTCGTATGAGACTTCATCCATTTCACGTTATTCGTATCAACAAAATGTTATCGTGTGCTGGAGCTGATAG GCTTCAAACTGGAATGAGAGGTGCCTTCGGCAAGCCTCAGGGTACTGTAGCCAGAGTACACATTGGTCAGCCCATTATGAGTGTACGCTCCTCCGATCGGCACAAAGCAGCTGTTATCGAGGCTCTACGACGTGCCAAGTTCAAGTTCCCTGGTCGCCAAAAGATTTACGTATCGAAAAAATGGGGGTTCACGAAGTATGATCGTATGGAATACGAGGAGTTGAAAGCGGCAGGCCGTCTTGCCCCGGATGGTTGCAATGTTAAGTATCTGCCCGAGCACGGACCGCTCGAAGAATGGAAAAAATTCAGAAAGATACTTGTTGCAGCTTAA
- the LOC105830991 gene encoding E3 ubiquitin ligase Rnf157 isoform X1, producing MGSLTSRQNAGVEEVDITSNHAYKYPPRSGSYFGSHFIMGGERFDTPQPEAYLFGENADLNFLGSRPTPFPYPPPQANDPTKTLKSLVNIRKESLRLVRNMDQTSTSSHYHSVKHYSDNDIDKKPNRFNIEFVFDCDVRCAITIYYFCTEEVSTKGVTYIPRDPSMNSETYHYKKGANQLFSQTSHIFDPTLYIEEDLMYNADREIIPIAIHCVAEEGSDDPKQSHTTIAIVEKHSDGTYVLKALKQKLYVDGLCYLVQEIYGIENKNIENAKQQGSDEDTEDNGSECVICMSEVRDTLILPCRHLCLCNSCADSLRYQANNCPICRAPFRALLQIKALQKATGTIISNPPLPEGSCENIPSGYEAVSLIEALNGPYTPRTAIIAPESPDTPDTDTASAIQAAETLNRSAERTPVSKHISAKETDMSARSSSTTCPTPEFRMSVLLARDEHSGSQKELHSRSPAMRTKSVHSRDKSGLRTRDTLRLVNEKQSASLYEGQGQDEDSEAEKLSPLLDAATSTEVLDVHSHRICDIDMDDEIQNTGNDNDTDITCHSH from the exons ATGGGATCGTTGACAAGCAGGCAGAACGCTGGCGTCGAGGAGGTTGATATCACGTCGAATCACGCGTACAAATATCCTCCACGATCTG GCTCCTACTTTGGTAGTCACTTTATAATGGGCGGCGAGCGATTCGACACACCTCAGCCCGAGGCGTATCTCTTTGGGGAGAATGCAGATCTGAATTTCTTAGGCAGCCGACCGACTCCT TTTCCTTATCCTCCACCGCAAGCCAACGACCCTACGAAGACGTTGAAGAGCCTGGTGAACATACGCAAGGAATCTCTGAGACTGGTTCGCAACATGGATCAAACGTCGACGTCCTCACATTACCATAGTGTCAAGCATTACAGTGACAATGATATTGACAAAAAACCCAATCGTTTCAACATTGAATTTGTGTTCGACTGCGACGTGAGGTGCGCGATAACGATTTATTACTTCTGCACGGAGGAGGTTTCAACGAAGGGAGTGAC ATACATACCACGAGATCCATCTATGAATTCTGAAacatatcattataaaaaaggaGCGAACCAACTGTTCTCGCAAACGTCACATATATTCGATCCAACGTTGTATATTGAGGAAGATCTGATGTACAATGCAGATAGAGAA ATTATCCCAATAGCTATTCATTGCGTAGCGGAGGAAGGATCGGATGATCCGAAACAATCTCATACAACCATAGCTATAGTTGAAAAACATTCCGACGGAACGTATGTATTGAAAGCACTTAAACAGAAGCTCTACGTGGACGGTCTCTGTTATTTGGTACAGGAGATATATGGaattgagaataaaaatattgaaaacgcAAAG CAACAAGGCAGCGATGAGGATACCGAGGACAATGGCTCTGAATGTGTTATTTGTATGAGCGAGGTACGCGACACATTAATTTTGCCGTGCAGACACTTGTGCCTGTGCAATTCCTGCGCCGATTCATTACGATATCAAGCGAACAATTGTCCGATATGTCGCGCGCCTTTTAGAGCGCTCCTGCAAATTAAAGCTCTTCAGAAGGCGACTGGTACAATAATATCCAATCCGCCATTACCAGAG gGAAGCTGTGAGAATATCCCGTCGGGCTACGAGGCGGTATCTTTGATAGAAGCTTTAAATGGACCTTATACTCCACGAACTGCCATTATCGCGCCAGAATCACCAGATACTCCTGATACAGATACGGCGAGTGCCATTCAAGCCGCGGAAACTTTAAATCG CTCAGCCGAACGTACCCCAGTTTCGAAACACATATCCGCCAAAGAAACCGACATGTCAGCTAGGTCTAGCAGTACCACTTGTCCAACTCCTGAATTCCGTATGTCCGTATTATTAGCCAGGGACGAGCACTCAGGTTCTCAAAAGGAGCTGCACAGTAGATCTCCAGCTATGCGAACTAAATCGGTACACTCACGAGATAAATCTGGTTTAAGAACGCGCGACACCTTGAGATTGGTTAACGAAAAACAATCAGCTTCTTTGTATGAG gGACAAGGTCAAGATGAAGATAGCGAAGCGGAAAAATTATCACCATTGTTGGATGCAGCGACAAGTACGGAAGTTTTAGATGTGCATTCCCATAGAATATGCGACATCGATATGGATGATGAGATTCAAAACACAGGAAATGATAACGATACAGATATCACCTGTCACTCGCACTAG
- the LOC105828473 gene encoding gamma-tubulin complex component 5 isoform X1 has product MSTRVLNDIHNDLKQLITVLTSFEEDEEGFRICERFCLTNIKHHRYLSIDSHATKEAINALITKFSIHGKYEVAKKFQELIDTFLSSFDFEQHPQYDLQWYLLTFLLDLATETNKSNLDSLKLTRGEHSFNIATGNEDSITEEIDWAQYLKEGQEDFFCDYKSDDSESEWSDLTEVEGTDDIPLAVEIYNTQLDVAQPPEVLDTSAIDKFSLALVQDLESRKWLLSNVQTDWWNNLKCQKYPVVKRSCDTSICDIWHETSLSSSYKATLSEYQVCRELLWMFYVQTSMVVFQQNSKSKFSICSDISIPSLTTTAFESILNSFCEYYSMLYDIERFGANLQSTYNQESKLQSPPLTYEAYNAALRQHLYEFKTEMVNIEKDIIKQENCNTFLSLSSNLRRHLNTIKILYDIHRNIITDWKVNPNWKCASRLLSSLYYEMQNSHSRERTNICINLYLRSLTVYLNIIDTWLSEGRLEDWQDEFIIARIRENEEDGETEKFTIRLSDDICLTDPIMQFLLQKVLHMGHSIELLVSLDRITDIWKMDNEDDDIRISLNVELQTKLLSEISKYSPPMEEIDTALQIDRILLQEHDADIEKNIIQQLSALHNPFFMKAMEDYMPCELYKNDTVDAPVPNTHSSKTKQNQIHHLYKEYICIYVYKFIRIIFRHKNNIFSCRLQKIKYILPMQNILETTLSEILVLRYNSASKLVKNIMIEEYKLQTHLKLLRFVYMMEAGHVMNKFYQILFHEIENNQMWANSYFLSCILEEVFSQYWPDTSSRWSITVHGNINTHQVLQAVNSITLNYTVEWPISIVLTRKVLEKYNEIFRFQLKLKWALWTLNNLRFCDLEGSRSSCIKDRLEQFHIRRLETLRFWLLHAIGSIHTYLSGQVLQSLGFILEKVLTQADSLDTIISVHNEYLNKVHEHCLLTEEFEDLMTTINNMIEMCLHIRDRWSRKKLLLAAAELDVMEHSYIKYHTYLALALHNAVQHKDADYLTALSSAFNCSMPCA; this is encoded by the exons ATGAGTACTCGAGTGTTGAATGACATTCACAACGACTTAAAGCAGCTTATAACAGTGCTTACATCATTTGAG GAGGATGAAGAAGGATTTCGAATATGCGAACGATTCTGTCTAACAAATATCAAACACCATCGCTATCTTTCTATTGACAGTCACGCGACTAAGGAAGCAATAAACGCACTAATTACCAAATTCTCTATCCATGGAAAATATGAGGTCGCCAAAAAGTTTCAAGAATTGATCGACACCTTCCTGTCGAGTTTCGATTTTGAGCAACACCCACAGTATGATCTGCAGTGGTATCTGTTAACATTCCTATTAGATCTAGCCACTGAGACCAACAAGTCTAACTTGGATAGCTTGAAACTCACGCGTGGGGAGCACAGTTTTAACATAGCCACTGGAAATGAGGATAGCATTACAGAAGAAATAGACTGGGCACAGTATTTGAAGGAGGGTCAAGAAGATTTCTTCTGCGACTATAAGAGCGACGATAGCGAGAGC GAATGGTCTGACTTAACGGAGGTAGAAGGAACTGATGATATTCCTTTGGCAgtggaaatatataatactcaATTAGATGTTGCACAGCCTCCAGAAGTTCTTGACACGAGTGCAATAGACAAATTTTCCTTGGCATTGGTGCAAGATCTCGAATCTAGAAAATGGCTTTTGTCAAATGTTCAAACTGATTGGTGGAACAATTTAAAGTGTCAAAAGTATCCCGTGGTTAAACGATCCTGTGACACCAGTATCTGTGATATATG GCATGAAACAAGTTTGTCATCTTCGTATAAAGCCACTCTCAGTGAATATCAAGTGTGCAGAGAATTGTTATGGATGTTTTATGTTCAAACGTCAATGGTAGTGTTCCAACAGAACAGTAAATCAAAATTCTCAATATGTTCTGATATATCTATACCAAGTTTGACAACA ACTGCTTTTGAAAGTATCTTAAATTCATTCTGCGAATATTATTCGATGTTATATGATATTGAAAGGTTTGGAGCTAACTTGCAATCAACTTATAATCAAGAATCGAAACTTCAGAGTCCTCCTTTAACCTACGAAGCATATAACGCTGCACTTAGGCAACACTTGTACGAATTTAAGACTGAAATGGTTAATATAGAAAaggatattataaaacaag AAAATTGCAATacctttttatctttatcatcTAATCTGAGAAGACATTTGaatactataaaaatactctatgatatacatagaaatattataactgaTTGGAAAGTTAATCCTAATTGGAAATGCGCATCTCGACTGTTATCATCTTTATATTATGAGATGCAAAATTCTCATAGTCGagaaagaacaaatatttgtataaatttatatttacgtaGTCTTACAGTTTATCTTAACATAATTGATACTTGGCTGAGTGAAGGACGATTAGAAGATTGGCAAGAtgaatttataattgcaag GATCAGAGAGAATGAAGAGGATGGagaaactgaaaaatttacaattcgATTGTCCGATGATATCTGCTTGACAGATCCAATTATGCAATTCTTATTGCAGAAAGTGCTACATATGGGTCACAGTATTGAATTACTTGTTTCTTTAGATCGAATTACCGATATATGGAAAATGGACAATGAGGATGAtg ACATAAGGATTTCATTGAACGTCGAGCTACAAACCAAATTATTATCAGAAATCTCTAAATATAGTCCGCCAATGGAAGAGATAGATACTGCACTGCAAATAGatagaatattattacaaGAACATGATGCGGatattgaaaagaatattatacaaCAATTGTCAGCTTTGCACAATCCATTTTTCATGAAAGCTATGGAAGACTACATGCCGTgtgaattatacaaaaatgatacGGTGGATGCTCCTGTGCCCAATACTCACAGTTCTAAAACAAAGCAAAACCAGATACATCACTTATATAAAgagtacatatgtatatatgtttataaatttattaggaTAATATttagacataaaaataatatattttcttgtagattacaaaaaataaaatatatattgccaATGCAAAACATTTTGGAAACTACGTTATCTGAGATTTTAGTTTTACGCTACAACAGTGCTAGCAAattagtgaaaaatattatgatagaGGAATACAAGCTGCAAACgcatttgaaattattgagGTTCGTTTATATGATGGAAGCGGGACACGTTATGAATAAATTCtatcaaatcttatttcacgag attgaaaataatcaaatgtgGGCTAATTCGTATTTTTTGTCGTGTATTCTCGAAGAGGTATTCTCTCAATATTGGCCAGATACAAGTTCACGCTGGTCGATTACGGTTCATGGCAATATTAATACTCATCAAGTATTACAAGCTGTAAATAGTATAACACTGAATTATACAGTAGAATGGCCTATAAGTATAGTGTTGACTAGGAAAGTTTTGGAAAAatacaatgaaatatttagatttCAACTGAAATTAAAGTGGGCTTTATGGACGTTAAATAACTTGAGATTTTGTG ATTTAGAGGGTTCTAGGTCATCGTGTATAAAAGATAGATTGGAACAGTTTCATATAAGACGTCTCGAGACTTTGAGATTTTGGTTGCTGCATGCAATAGGATCTATACATACGTATTTGTCTGGTCAAGTATTACAAAGTCTGggttttatattagaaaaagttCTGACTCAGGCAGATAGTCTCGATACAATTATATCAG TGCACAATGAATACTTGAATAAAGTTCATGAGCATTGCTTATTAACAGAGGAATTTGAAGATTTAATGACtactataaataat ATGATCGAAATGTGTCTTCATATACGAGACCGATGGTcacgcaaaaaattattgttagcCGCTGCAGAATTAGACGTGATGGAACACAGTTACATAAAGTACCATACATATCTTGCCTTAGCTTTGCACAACGCGGTACAACATAAGGACGCGGATTAtt TGACTGCCTTAAGTTCAGCCTTTAATTGCAGTATGCCGTgtgcttaa
- the LOC105830991 gene encoding E3 ubiquitin ligase Rnf157 isoform X2: protein MDQTSTSSHYHSVKHYSDNDIDKKPNRFNIEFVFDCDVRCAITIYYFCTEEVSTKGVTYIPRDPSMNSETYHYKKGANQLFSQTSHIFDPTLYIEEDLMYNADREIIPIAIHCVAEEGSDDPKQSHTTIAIVEKHSDGTYVLKALKQKLYVDGLCYLVQEIYGIENKNIENAKQQGSDEDTEDNGSECVICMSEVRDTLILPCRHLCLCNSCADSLRYQANNCPICRAPFRALLQIKALQKATGTIISNPPLPEGSCENIPSGYEAVSLIEALNGPYTPRTAIIAPESPDTPDTDTASAIQAAETLNRSAERTPVSKHISAKETDMSARSSSTTCPTPEFRMSVLLARDEHSGSQKELHSRSPAMRTKSVHSRDKSGLRTRDTLRLVNEKQSASLYEGQGQDEDSEAEKLSPLLDAATSTEVLDVHSHRICDIDMDDEIQNTGNDNDTDITCHSH, encoded by the exons ATGGATCAAACGTCGACGTCCTCACATTACCATAGTGTCAAGCATTACAGTGACAATGATATTGACAAAAAACCCAATCGTTTCAACATTGAATTTGTGTTCGACTGCGACGTGAGGTGCGCGATAACGATTTATTACTTCTGCACGGAGGAGGTTTCAACGAAGGGAGTGAC ATACATACCACGAGATCCATCTATGAATTCTGAAacatatcattataaaaaaggaGCGAACCAACTGTTCTCGCAAACGTCACATATATTCGATCCAACGTTGTATATTGAGGAAGATCTGATGTACAATGCAGATAGAGAA ATTATCCCAATAGCTATTCATTGCGTAGCGGAGGAAGGATCGGATGATCCGAAACAATCTCATACAACCATAGCTATAGTTGAAAAACATTCCGACGGAACGTATGTATTGAAAGCACTTAAACAGAAGCTCTACGTGGACGGTCTCTGTTATTTGGTACAGGAGATATATGGaattgagaataaaaatattgaaaacgcAAAG CAACAAGGCAGCGATGAGGATACCGAGGACAATGGCTCTGAATGTGTTATTTGTATGAGCGAGGTACGCGACACATTAATTTTGCCGTGCAGACACTTGTGCCTGTGCAATTCCTGCGCCGATTCATTACGATATCAAGCGAACAATTGTCCGATATGTCGCGCGCCTTTTAGAGCGCTCCTGCAAATTAAAGCTCTTCAGAAGGCGACTGGTACAATAATATCCAATCCGCCATTACCAGAG gGAAGCTGTGAGAATATCCCGTCGGGCTACGAGGCGGTATCTTTGATAGAAGCTTTAAATGGACCTTATACTCCACGAACTGCCATTATCGCGCCAGAATCACCAGATACTCCTGATACAGATACGGCGAGTGCCATTCAAGCCGCGGAAACTTTAAATCG CTCAGCCGAACGTACCCCAGTTTCGAAACACATATCCGCCAAAGAAACCGACATGTCAGCTAGGTCTAGCAGTACCACTTGTCCAACTCCTGAATTCCGTATGTCCGTATTATTAGCCAGGGACGAGCACTCAGGTTCTCAAAAGGAGCTGCACAGTAGATCTCCAGCTATGCGAACTAAATCGGTACACTCACGAGATAAATCTGGTTTAAGAACGCGCGACACCTTGAGATTGGTTAACGAAAAACAATCAGCTTCTTTGTATGAG gGACAAGGTCAAGATGAAGATAGCGAAGCGGAAAAATTATCACCATTGTTGGATGCAGCGACAAGTACGGAAGTTTTAGATGTGCATTCCCATAGAATATGCGACATCGATATGGATGATGAGATTCAAAACACAGGAAATGATAACGATACAGATATCACCTGTCACTCGCACTAG